CTCCCCCAAACTCTCCGCCCAGATATCCGGATGTACATTAAACATTATCTGGTCGGGTAATTCATCAACACTATCTATGATATCGAAAGTTGTCCGAAACGAAAAATCGTAACCTGATTCAACCTTATCTCTCACCGCAATATTGCTATCATTCCAGCTCTGAGTTGTGTCTGACAGATAAAGGACTCTATTAAAATCAAGATTGAGGTAAGGTTCGCAAACAAGATCGTATTTACTGATATCGTATGATTTCCACAAATCCCTGTTATCATGAGGTGAGCCACTTCTTCCATGCATGCAGATGGTCTTTACAGGATAGAATTCTCTCAATTTTGCCAGATTGTTTTCGAAAGATTTGATCGCTTTCTTCATATTACCGTTATGATAGGTTAGTTCCTCATAATGATAACCTATCTCATGCCCTAAGGAAACAATCTCTCTCACCACAGACGGTTCAAAACAGCGGTATAAGATCCTAAAATAGTAAGATGCCTGAATACCCAGCTCAATCTCCAACCGGGCAAAGGGAAGCGCCTTCTTACTCCAGATATCAACATCATGCCGCATAATCACCACCCTCTTCCCCGGCTTCTCACAAAAGTCCTCCAGCCGTTGAAAGGCATAACCCGCTTCCCTGAGCTTCTGCAATAAGGATCTGTAAGTTGTGTAAGTAAAATCTTTCATTTCAGTTACTAGTTACTAGTTAAAATTTCTCCTTAGAAAGTGATCTGATTAAACTAATGGTCATCTTGGATAATTCAGATAACTCATCTGACAAGTTCCTATAAGAGTCAGGAGTTATGAACGATAAATTCAATGAGATAATTAGTTGAGTTTCTAATTCTGCCATTGATCCTAAAGCAATATGCAGAAATTGTATCAATTCCTTTTGAGATCTTCTGCCAGAACCTTCAGCTATATTTGATGGAATGGACACCGCTGCTCTTCTCATTTGATTAGTAATCCCATAAATCTCTGACTTAGGAAATTTTGTAGTTACATCATAGATATTTGTAACAAAAATCACGCTCTTTTGCCATAAGACCAGATCTTTGTGTGTTCTCATTTTATACTCATAATGTTGATTTTTTGTTTTCACTGGTAACTAGTAACTAGTAGCTAGTAACTACTTTTTTCTTCGTCGAAATACCTTACAATTACTTCAACGACCCTCTCCCCCGTTTTCCCATCCCAGAATTTTGGAACTGTTCTTTTCTTTCTTTTTCTCTTCAGGACATCCAGGGTAGCGTTGACAATACTCTCTGTATCGAGTTGGACTAATTGATTCGTTCCTTGTGTAATAGTTATCGGTCTCTCCGTGTTCTCTCTCAGTGTTAGACAGGGAATGCCGAAATAGGTAGTTTCTTCCTGTATTCCTCCCGAATCGGTAAGCACAAGAGACGCCTCCATCTCCATTTTTATAAAATCATGATAGCCGATAGGTTCACTTATCAAAAGTCCCGGTGTATTTTCAACCATTTCGGCTAATCCCAGCCGGTCAATATTTTTTTGTGTTCTGGGATGCATGGGGAAGATGATCTTGATACTCTTTCCGATCTCAGCAAAGGCATAAAGTATTGTTTTCAGCCCCTCTCTCTCATCGACATTGGATGGTCGGTGCAATGTAGTTAGTATATACTGCTCGTCATTGTCCAATCCCAATGTTTTTTTTATCTTTGATTTCTTCGCCTTTTCCAGCTGTTCAACCAGAGAATCTATCATTATATTGCCGACAAAAAAGATCTTTTTCGGATCAATCCCCTCTTTCTCTAAATTCTTATTGGCATCGATAGATGGAGTGAGTAGAATATCGGAGATCCTGTCTGTCAATACCCTGTTGATCTCTTCCGGCATTCTTTCATCATAACTTCGCAGCCCTGCCTCCAGATGTGCTACTGGAATGCAGAGTTTTTTGGCTACCAGGGCACAGGCAAAAGTTGAATTGACATCACCGGCAACCACAACCAGATCGGGTGGAGTGGAAGAAAGAATGAATTCTTCATACCTTTCGATTATTCTGGCAGTCTGTTCGCCATGAGTTCCCGACCCGACATTGAGATAAACATCCGGTTTAGGCATCTCCAGATCATCGAAAAAGAGCTCCGACATCTTTTCATCATAATGCTGCCCGGTATGTATCAAGCTAACCTTAAATATATCTTTCTTTTTTTCTAATTCTCTGTAAAGGGGTGCGATCTTCATAAAGTTCGGTCTCGCCCCCACGATCAATTGAATCTTCTTCATTTCACTCTTCTCAATTCTCAATTCTCAATTCCTTTACTACACTTCCATCTACTAATAACTGCATAGCTAATAGCTAATCACTTTCTCCTCGAACCATCTTACTCTTCCTGTATACCCGCCCCCTCATACGGTTGATTTAAGAAAGGGACATAATCGATATATGCATTATTAATAGTGTTTGTTTCCGGTTCATCATTTTTATCCCATATCAATTCTTCTATTTCCGAGACAACCGTAGTACCCCAGTAATTATGAGTAGCATCATGATATCTGATAGGACCGGCATAACGAGTTCTTACAGCATATTCAGAACAATCGAAATTATTGTAGTTTATCGTAGGGAAAGCATATCCTCCTGAAGAAAGATAATCAATATTGTTTACGCCTATCACAGCACTGATTACATTCCTCTGTATAGAAACACTGCTACCTCCACTATTGAGTATTCCTACTTGTGTATTTGAAAAAATACTCTCTTCTATAACATTATTAGAATAAAACCAATGCAATAGGGATATGTTCTCGTTATTGATAAAATAATTGTTAGTTAACAGATTATTCTCGGAGTTTTGAATTCTGGCGCCTCTCAGGTTGTTAGCAAAAATACTAT
This Candidatus Cloacimonadota bacterium DNA region includes the following protein-coding sequences:
- a CDS encoding four helix bundle protein, whose protein sequence is MRTHKDLVLWQKSVIFVTNIYDVTTKFPKSEIYGITNQMRRAAVSIPSNIAEGSGRRSQKELIQFLHIALGSMAELETQLIISLNLSFITPDSYRNLSDELSELSKMTISLIRSLSKEKF
- the wecB gene encoding UDP-N-acetylglucosamine 2-epimerase (non-hydrolyzing), coding for MKKIQLIVGARPNFMKIAPLYRELEKKKDIFKVSLIHTGQHYDEKMSELFFDDLEMPKPDVYLNVGSGTHGEQTARIIERYEEFILSSTPPDLVVVAGDVNSTFACALVAKKLCIPVAHLEAGLRSYDERMPEEINRVLTDRISDILLTPSIDANKNLEKEGIDPKKIFFVGNIMIDSLVEQLEKAKKSKIKKTLGLDNDEQYILTTLHRPSNVDEREGLKTILYAFAEIGKSIKIIFPMHPRTQKNIDRLGLAEMVENTPGLLISEPIGYHDFIKMEMEASLVLTDSGGIQEETTYFGIPCLTLRENTERPITITQGTNQLVQLDTESIVNATLDVLKRKRKKRTVPKFWDGKTGERVVEVIVRYFDEEKSSY